In a single window of the Candidatus Neomarinimicrobiota bacterium genome:
- a CDS encoding winged helix-turn-helix transcriptional regulator, which produces MVKYTSGTIDSTFSALADPTRRAIIQRLEFSNCSVLEIAKPFQISLPAISKHLKVLERAGLIERHKQGKTHIINLMADPMKNAAEWLNHYSIFWEGQLEAFSKYINTKNKEE; this is translated from the coding sequence ATGGTTAAATATACTTCGGGTACTATTGATTCTACATTTTCTGCCTTAGCGGATCCCACTCGACGGGCGATTATTCAACGGTTAGAATTCAGTAATTGTTCAGTACTCGAAATTGCTAAACCTTTTCAAATTTCCCTTCCGGCTATATCCAAACATCTCAAGGTTCTCGAAAGAGCCGGATTGATTGAACGGCACAAACAGGGAAAAACTCATATCATAAATTTAATGGCTGATCCTATGAAGAATGCTGCCGAGTGGCTCAATCACTATTCAATTTTCTGGGAAGGACAGCTTGAAGCATTTTCAAAATATATAAATACTAAAAATAAGGAGGAGTAA
- a CDS encoding SRPBCC domain-containing protein — protein MNDVQEMETNTLEVSKTYNATVETVWNAWTNPEEISRWWLP, from the coding sequence ATGAATGATGTACAAGAGATGGAAACAAATACATTGGAGGTTTCAAAAACTTACAATGCCACAGTTGAAACCGTATGGAACGCGTGGACTAACCCGGAGGAAATATCCAGATGGTGGCTTCCTTAG